Proteins encoded in a region of the Sebastes fasciatus isolate fSebFas1 chromosome 9, fSebFas1.pri, whole genome shotgun sequence genome:
- the LOC141773561 gene encoding CD48 antigen-like — protein MMGKLTALCVLLLVLNVAVTEDTVTTVYFMDGGDLTLKVRPAFPGHINDILWKFNGNLLAEWVELEDEGYYLRIKGRANLTTETGQLIINKMSKEDEGVYSVEINGRVQSERYRAKLIKKVQKPKVALRTLTCEPYSDSCRLSCDSDTTEAEPVTYSWKKGDGEWEVSGKDITITNKDDSGVKTFTCRMENPVSREESDPLYKELKRDYRVLIVMGVFFGCFFCTVVQWLALAPHSYRVAG, from the coding sequence ATGATGGGGAAACTGACCGCAttgtgtgtgctgctgttggTGCTGAATGTCGCTGTAACCGAGGATACCGTAACTACGGTGTACTTCATGGATGGCGGAGATCTAACGTTAAAAGTGAGGCCTGCTTTTCCGGGACACATCAACGACATCTTGTGGAAGTTCAACGGTAATCTGCTGGCTGAGTGGGTGGAGCTGGAAGATGAGGGTTATTACCTCAGAATTAAAGGACGAGCAAACCTCACCACAGAGACTGGACAGCTGATCATCAACAAGATGAGCAAAGAGGACGAGGGTGTGTATTCAGTGGAGATCAACGGCAGAGTCCAGAGTGAGAGATATCGAGCTAAATTGATCAAGAAGGTCCAGAAGCCCAAAGTAGCTCTAAGGACATTGACTTGTGAACCTTATTCTGATAGTTGTAGGTTGTCCTGTGACTCAGACACCACCGAGGCTGAACCTGTCACCTACAGCTGGAAGAAGGGAGATGGAGAGTGGGAGGTGTCTGGGAAGGACATCACCATCACCAACAAGGATGACTCAGGTGTGAAGACCTTCACCTGCAGGATGGAGAACCCAGTCAGCCGGGAAGAAAGTGACCCGCTCTACAAGGAGCTTAAGAGAGActacagggttttaattgtgatgggtgttttttttgggtgttttttctgcacggtggtgcagtggttagcactggcacCTCACAGCTATAGGGTcgcaggttaa
- the LOC141774433 gene encoding SLAM family member 9-like isoform X1, with the protein MMGKLTGLCVLLMAVLNVAVTEDTVTKMYFEDGDSLTLEVRPAYTTPIINILWKFNGNLQAEWVKDLVPLGYYPRIKGRANLTTETGQLIINNMSKNDEGVYSVGINDRVQSESYHAKFIKKVQKPKVVVRPLICGADFESCKFSCDSDTTEAEPITYSWKMGGGEWEVLGKDINITSTKDSGVKTFTCRMKNPVSQEESDPEPNPLYKDPTEPDN; encoded by the coding sequence ATGATGGGTAAACTGACcgggttgtgtgtgttgttgatggCGGTGCTGAACGTCGCTGTAACCGAGGATACCGTAACTAAGATGTACTTCGAGGATGGCGACAGTCTAACGTTAGAAGTGAGGCCTGCTTATACGACTCCCATCATTAACATCTTGTGGAAGTTCAACGGTAATCTGCAGGCTGAGTGGGTAAAAGATCTGGTTCCTCTGGGTTATTACCCCAGAATTAAAGGACGAGCAAACCTCACCACAGAGACTGGACAGCTGATCATCAACAACATGAGCAAAAACGACGAGGGTGTGTATTCAGTGGGGATCAACGACAGAGTCCAGAGTGAGAGCTATCACGCTAAATTTATCAAGAAGGTCCAGAAGCCCAAAGTAGTGGTGAGACCATTGATTTGTGGAGCTGATTTTGAGAGTTGTAAGTTCTCCTGTGACTCAGACACCACCGAGGCTGAACCCATCACCTACAGCTGGAAGATGGGAGGTGGAGAGTGGGAGGTGTTGGGGAAGGACATCAACATCACCAGCACCAAGGACTCAGGTGTGAAAACCTTCACCTGTAGGATGAAGAACCCAGTCAGCCAGGAAGAAAGTGACCCAGAACCCAACCCGCTCTACAAGGACCCTACTGAGCCAGACAACTGA